The genomic window GCCTGCGCCGCGACGGCTACTGCGTCTTCAGCGTGAACCTGGGCGGCCTCTTCGACGTCTTCAACACCAAGGGCATCGACGCCTGCGCCGAGAAGATCCGCGACAAGGTCGAGCGCCTCTACGCCCGCTACGACCTCGGGCCCCTCTCGATCATCGGCCACTCCAAGGGCGGGCTCATCGGCCGCTATTACGTGAAGCGCCTGGGCGGCGAGAAGCGCGTGAAGACGCTCATCACGCTGGCCGCGCCGCACCACGGAACGCCCCTCGCGTACGCCGGCGTGGTGCTCACCGGCGCGTTCTCCAAGAGCGTGTGGCAGATGACGCCCATGAGCCGCTTCATCCGCCGGCTCAAGATGGGCCCGTTCCCGCGCAACGTGCGCTTCGTGTCCGTGTATTCGAAGGCCGATCGCGTGGCGCCCTTCCCCACCTGCCTGCTCGAGACCGGCGAGGGCGAGAACCTCTACAACGTCGACGTGCCCGGCGTGGGCCACCACGACTTCCTCACCCGCCGCGCGGTGTACCAGGTGATCCAGCGCGAGCTGGCCCTGGGCTACGGGCTGCAGCCACCCAAGCCCAACCTCCACGCCGTGAGTGATCCCGACCCCACCGGCAGCGATCCCTGAGCTCCGTCGCGCACCGTCCCCGCAACCGCGCCGCACGGCCGGTGTTCAACCTGTCGAGGTGCCCGGATTCTGGGGCCACGACGAGGGTTGCGCACATGCGCGCGGCGTCTTTGGCGATCGTGTTGGCCATCGCGCTTGGTGCGCCGCGGTCCGCTGGCGCCACCTACGTCGGCGACGAGCTGAGCCTGGGCACCACGCGGCCCACGCCCGAGAACCCGCGCTCGGGCACGATCGGCGAGACACTCTACGGCAGCATCGACGCCAGCCAGACGCTCTCCTTCATGGGCCGGCTCTCGCTGCTCCACGATGACGCCGTTGCGCCGCAGGCCGGGGCCAACTTCGGCGCCGGCGGTGGCAACGTGCTGCTCTTCACCACCGGCGTGGACTGGGAAGCCACCAAGCACTTCAACCTCGCGGCCACCATCGACTACTCGCCCAAGGCGCAGCAGAACTCGGACAGCACGCTCACGCTCGATACGGCCGCGGGCACGACGCTGCCCGTGGACAGCCTCTTGCGCACGAACGCGTCATCGTTCGGCGCCACGCTCACGCTGGCGTACGACACCATGGACCTCGACGCCGAGACGCCCTCGAACTTCGAGTGGGCGTTCGCGGTGAACCTGGGCGCCATGCGGCTCAACTCGCAGCAGTCGATCGCCCAGCTCGCGTTCTACGACAAGCTCACCAACCGAGAGCGCACACTGAGCGTCTCGGCCATCAACGATACCTACTGTCCGAAGCACCCCAAGCAGCCCATCTGCAAGGTCGCCGCAAACCTCACGGGGCAGACGGAGTCGCTGAGCCAGTTCCCGCTCGAGGCGGACATGACCGTCACCCTCTACGAGAACACCGACGTGGGCCTGGCGGTGACGTACTTCGCGTACTCGGAAGATCCCACCGCGCTCGGCTTCTTCACTGTGAGCGCAGCGGGCCGCACCTCGCGGCCGTCGGGCTCGCTGGAGTTCGGCGCGGGCATGCCGCTCGCGCCCGAGCAGCTGGTGGTGCGCCCTGATGTGGGCCACGCGTTCGGCCCGGTGTACGCGGACCTGTACGCGGAGTACGGCAACTACCTCGACGACCAGGGCCACGAGGTCGCGCTCGGGCTGAAGCTCAAGTGGCGCATCAACCACAACTGGCGCATCTACGGCCTGGCCGTGCTCAGCCGCGAGACCCCCGGGCCCGGCCTCACCGCCGACGCCGACCCCCAGAGCGATGCGACCCTGCCGGTGATCACGAGCGCGTTCACCCTGGGGCTCAGGTACACCTTCTAGGGTGCACGGGTTTCCCCGCGTGACGACGACGCGCGCGTGCTTGGGGAACGGTACAGGTGATCGGTGTGCGGTGATCGGGGGTTTGCCGGATTAGGATTCGCACATGGCCCAGTCCAAGTGGGAGCGGATCCTCGAGCTCGAGGCCAAGCCCAAGACCCTCGAGACCCACCTCGTCGACGAGGCCGCCAAGCTGCTCGCCAGCGAGCTGCGCGGCACGTTCCCACCTGAGACCGGCGGCTTCCACGACGCGCGCGAGGAGGCCAAGTTCGCGCCGCTCTTCCAGGAGCCGCGAACGCGTCCTGGCGAAGGCGTGTACCGCGCCGGCTTCCACCTCGCGCGCCTCGACTTGAACCACGAGCTTGAAGAGCACGCCCTCTACCTGCGCGAAGAGCGCTTCAAGCCCTTCGCGCCGGGCGAGCACGACAAGCTCGCGCTGCTGCTGCTCTCGCGCTGGCTCACCGAGCAGCTCTTCGCGTTGAAGGAGCAGCTGCACACGCCGCTCAAGCGCGCGCGGCTGGTGGAGATCCTCGACAAGGCCGAGCTCATCCTGCTCGGCCCGAAGCATTGAGCTCGCATCGCGAAATCGTCTCCCCGCGTCGCTCAGGAGCAGATTTTCCCGGCAAGATCTCGATCCCACCTACATCCGCACACAATTTCGCGCGCAAAATCATCTCCCCGC from Deltaproteobacteria bacterium includes these protein-coding regions:
- a CDS encoding alpha/beta fold hydrolase, producing MSTWDSQLRKLKRGLRDLGGYLDFDRHGNEIKRRTDFTRCPRPVLLLYGFWSTRRVFEVLEARLRRDGYCVFSVNLGGLFDVFNTKGIDACAEKIRDKVERLYARYDLGPLSIIGHSKGGLIGRYYVKRLGGEKRVKTLITLAAPHHGTPLAYAGVVLTGAFSKSVWQMTPMSRFIRRLKMGPFPRNVRFVSVYSKADRVAPFPTCLLETGEGENLYNVDVPGVGHHDFLTRRAVYQVIQRELALGYGLQPPKPNLHAVSDPDPTGSDP